A single region of the Triticum dicoccoides isolate Atlit2015 ecotype Zavitan chromosome 2B, WEW_v2.0, whole genome shotgun sequence genome encodes:
- the LOC119360788 gene encoding vegetative cell wall protein gp1-like, producing MAPSKPAAALLLALAVLLAAAQPSSAIRVKPACAPIVKPSPPPPAASPPPPPTPVISNPPPSVPSVPASPPPPSPVISNPPPSVPASPPPPSPVISNPTPSVPASPPPATPPPAPASPATPPSQPTECLTPLMGLTPCMGYLTNTSVATPPAACCGAFKSLVDNAPICLCHGLNGDINKIMPAPMDFMRMMSLPGNCAVPLPMQTLAQCATAPVPPLDPPTAPAAPSPKP from the exons ATGGCGCCATCCAAGCCCGCCGCCGCCCTGCTCCTCGCCTTGGCCGTCCTGCTCGCGGCCGCGCAGCCGTCTTCCGCCATCAGAGTCAAGCCCGCGTGCGCCCCGATTGTTAAGCCATCGCCACCTCCCCCCGCAgcttccccaccgccgccgccgaccccggtgATCAGCAACCCACCCCCATCTGTCCCGTCTGTCCCAGCTTCCCCGCCGCCACCGAGCCCAGTGATCAGCAACCCACCGCCATCCGTCCctgcttcaccgccgccgccgagcccagTGATCAGCAACCCAACCCCATCCGTCCCTGCTTCTCCACCGCCGGCCACCCCACCACCAGCCCCGGCCTCGCCCGCTACCCCGCCGTCCCAGCCCACGGAGTGCCTGACGCCGTTGATGGGACTGACGCCATGCATGGGCTACCTGACCAACACCAGCGTGGCGACGCCCCCGGCCGCGTGCTGCGGCGCCTTCAAGTCCCTGGTGGACAACGCCCCCATCTGCCTCTGCCACGGCCTGAACGGCGACATCAACAAGATCATGCCCGCCCCCATGGACTTCATGCGCATGATGTCCCTCCCGGGAAACTGCGCCGTCCCGCTGCCAATGCAGACGCTTGCACAGTGCGCCA CGGCGCCGGTGCCACCACTGGACCCTCCTACCGCTCCAGCAGCCCCATCTCCAA AGCCATGA
- the LOC119363113 gene encoding EID1-like F-box protein 2, which yields MVLVVKQHRCTHSASCSCTKGHLSEDALFLVFRHMNWNPRLIANLSCVCKWFDEVAKQVLWKEFCHARAPKMMLDLHSDGSHIVDGNWKALGKLLIYCNGCTKGGLFGNIHVPGHFVFRTRFSRTAGKSFLPLQCRMDVLYVSDPCEHLDQGEEGDLGFFRGIFKSFATSRVKKILIEKQARFHPTEVCPYCKAKLWNMLHADMMPASASARLGAYDDSVEYFVCLNGHVIGLGTLLPLSDSEEAPEE from the coding sequence ATGGTGCTGGTGGTGAAGCAGCACCGCTGCACGCACTCGGCTTCCTGCTCCTGCACCAAGGGCCACCTCAGCGAGGACGCGCTGTTCCTTGTCTTCCGCCACATGAACTGGAACCCCAGGCTGATCGCCAACCTCTCCTGCGTCTGCAAGTGGTTCGACGAGGTCGCCAAGCAGGTGCTGTGGAAGGAGTTCTGCCATGCCAGGGCGCCCAAGATGATGCTAGATCTGCATTCCGACGGCAGCCACATTGTCGACGGCAACTGGAAGGCGCTCGGAAAGCTGCTGATCTACTGCAATGGCTGCACAAAGGGGGGCTTGTTCGGAAACATCCATGTCCCCGGCCACTTTGTGTTCAGGACGCGCTTTTCAAGGACCGCAGGCAAGAGCTTCCTGCCTCTGCAGTGTAGGATGGATGTCTTGTATGTGTCCGATCCGTGCGAACATCTCGACCAGGGGGAAGAAGGCGACCTGGGTTTTTTCCGTGGCATCTTCAAGTCGTTTGCCACTTCAAGGGTCAAGAAGATCCTGAttgagaagcaggctaggttccatcCAACGGAGGTTTGCCCCTATTGCAAGGCTAAGCTATGGAACATGCTGCATGCTGATATGATGCCGGCTAGTGCTTCCGCCAGGCTGGGTGCTTACGATGATTCCGTGGAGTACTTTGTATGCCTGAATGGACATGTCATTGGATTGGGAACCCTGTTACCTCTCTCGGATTCTGAGGAGGCACCGGAGGAGTAA